DNA from Hyalangium gracile:
TGTGCGTCGGCGAGCCGGGCGCCGTCTTGAAGAGCCGTCCGTCTCCGGTGGTGACGTAGGGATAGAAGCTGCCGGAGACGTAGAGGATGTCGACACCGAGCGGCCCGGGGATGCCCGTGTGGACCGTGGTGACGGTGCCGGTCGCCACGTCGAAGCGAGACACCTCGCCCGCGCTGTACTCGGTGAAGAAGAGCTGCTGGGTGGTGGGGTTGAACGCGCTTCCATAGCCCCCGCCCAGTCCCGTGGCGAGGGTGGTCACGGTGGCGGCGCTCGCCCCTGTGGCAATGAACAGGGCCAGGGCGGCTGCCAGGCGCAGAACCTTCATCGTCGTCTCCTTTGAGGTGGGAACTCGAAAGGAGTACGAGCGTCTTTGGGGATATTCCCCGGATTTCCTCCGGCGATTTCCGGGGGGCTTCACACCCCCCGGGAGGAGCCAGTGCTCAGCTCGGCGCCGGGCCCTGCCGCGCCCAGTTGCGGTGCGCGGCGATGGCGGTGATGAAGAGCGCGTTGAACTTCTTCATGTCCGCCTTGGCGTTCTGGACGACGCCCGGATCGCTCGCGAGGTCCTGCGCTGCGGCGATCTTGCTCAGGCCCGCGGCCTCCACCAACTGCGTCCCCGCGCCGGAGAAGCCCAAGGCCTTGCAGTGCTTGTAGGCCTCGCGCACGAAGTCCGCCGCGTCCGGGATGAGCTGCAGCGCGGCCACGCTCTTCTCACCGCCCGGGACGTAGATGGCGTCGTACAGCACCGAGTGCGTCGTCAGGAACGTGCGCACCGGCGCCACCTCCGTGCCGTCGTCGCTCTTGACGGGGCTGAGCGAGGGGCCCACCACCTCCAGGATCGCGCCGCCAGCCTCCAGCGCCTTCTTCACCTGGGCCAGCTCCTTGGCGGAGAACCCGTCCGCGATCAGCGCCGCGACCTTCCGCGTCCGGATGGAGTCCTTCGGCGTGTTCTCCATGCTCAGGGACGGGGCCTTGTCGACGGTGTTCTTCGCCTTGCTCGCCTTGGCCGGCTTGGGCGCCTTGGGCACCGTGACGCCCACCGCCTTCGCCACGCGGGTAGCCAGCTCCGCGTCGATGTTCGCGAGGATCTGCTGCACGACGCGCTCGCGGACCACCATGCGCTCGCACTTGCCGAGCTCGAACTGCAGCGCGGCGATGAGGTGCTCCTGCTCCGGCTTGGAGAGGCTCTTGTAGAAGAGGGTGGCCTGGCTGAAGTGATCGTTGAAGCTCTCGCTGCGCTGGCGGACCTTGTTGCCCTCGAGGCGCTCCGGGTGATGCTTGAAGGCCTGCTGGGGATTGGCCAGGAACGGGCACCCGCCTCCCAGCGAGTTGGGGTGGTAGTTGGCCCGCCCCGTGTTGATCGTGTCGCGGTGGAAGCCGTCCTGCTGGTGGTTGTGCACCGGGGCCACGGGCCGGTTGATGGGAATCTCCGCGAAGTTGGGCCCGCCCAGCCGCGTCAGCTGCGTGTCCAGGTACGAGAACAGCCGGGCCTGCATCAGCGGATCATTGGTGAAGTCGATGCCCGGCACCACGTTGCTCACGCAGTACGCCACCTGCTCCGTCTCGGCGAAGAAGTTGTCCGGGTTGCGGTCGAGCACCAGCTTGCCCACCCGCTGCACCGGCACCTGCTCCTCCGGCAGGAGCTTCGTCGCGTCCAGCAGATCGAAGCCGTACTTCTGCGCGTCCTCCTCGGAGACGATCTGCAGGCCCAGCTCGTACTCGGGGAAGTCGCCGGCCTCGATGGCCTCCCAGAGATCGCGCCGGTGGAAGTCCGGATCCTTGCCGGCGATCTTCTGCGCCTCGTCCCACACCAGCGCGTGGGTGCCCAGCAGGGGCTTCCAGTGGAACTTCACCAGGTGGGACTTGCCCTGCGCGTTGATGAGGCGGAAGGTGTGGACACCGAACCCCTCCATCATCCGGTAGCTGCGGGGGATGGCGCGATCCGACATCACCCACATGATCATGTGGGCCGTCTCCGGCACCAGCCCGACGAAGTCCCAGAACGAGTCGTGCGCCGAGCCGCCCTGGGGCATCTCGTTGTGCGGCTCGGGCTTCACGGCGTGCACCACGTCCGGGAACTTGATGCCGTCCTGGATGAAGAAGACGGGGATGTTGTTGCCCACCAGATCGAAGTTGCCCTCGGGCGTGTAGAACTTGGTGGCGAAGCCGCGCACGTCGCGGACCGTGTCCGCCGAGCCTCGCGAGCCCTGCACCGTGGAGAAGCGGACGAACACCGGCGTGCGCAGGGACGGGTCCGTGAGGAACTTCGCCTGGGTGTACTTCTCCAGGGACTTGTACACCTGGAAGTAGCCGTGGGCGGCCGAGCCCCGCGCGTGGACCACACGCTCGGGGATGCGCTCATGGTCGAAGCGCGTGAGCTTCTCGCGGAGGTGGAAGTCCTCCAGCAGGGTGGCGCCCCGGAGGCCCGCCTTGAGCGAGTCATCCGTATGCGAGATGGGGATGCCCTGGTCCGTGGTGAGCACCGTGTCCGCCGGGCGCTCTCGGAAGGGCTCGAGGCTCTGGTTCTTGCTCTGGGTAGAGGAGGTCGAAGCGGGCTTGCGCGGTGCCATAAGCTCCTGAAGGTGTAGGCGTGGGATCGCCCCGGGATGGCGTCGCAAGGTGTTCACGCACGGGCCGTGCGGCAAGGTGGAGCGGCGCGGGTGTGTCCTCGTGGACGATCGGCCTGCACCGCCGGGGCCCGGAGCCGGGCTCAGCGCAGGCGCAGACCGTGGATCCAGTTGCCGCGGGTGGCCAGCACGGCCATGTCGCCGAAGATGGCGGGAGAGGCCTCGATGAGGCCCTGGAGCTTGAGCGAGTCCAGCTCCTCGCCGGTGCGCGCGTCGAGCAGGTGCACGGTGCCGAGGATGTCGCCCTGGAGGATGAAGGTGTGGCCCTGCTCGTCCTTGCAGGCGGTGGGCGAGGACCAGGCGTAGCTGTCCAGCTTCTTGCGCCAGCGCTCCTCGCCGGTGGCCTTGTCGAGCGCCACCATGAGGCCATCGTTGAAGCCCGGACAGCGCGAGAGGGTGAAGACGACCTGTCCGGCGATGTCTCCGGTGCCGACCAGGGGCGTGGCGAACGCGCCCGCGTCCACCTTCTTCGGCGGCCCGAGCGAGCCCTCGCACGGGTAGGAGCGCTCCCAGAGCACGCGGCCGGTGAGACCATCCAGCTTGCGCAGCCAGGACCTGCCGCGCGGGCCCGTCTTGTCCACCTCGGTGCCGGTGTAGAGGACGGGGCGGTCGTTCTCGAGCTCCACGGGGATGCTGGCGTCGGTGTCGTCGCCCGCGTCGAAGGTCCACAGGGGCTTGAAGGTGCGCAGATCGATGGCCTGGATGGTGCCGCCGTTGTCGGCGAAGAAGGCCAGGTTGCCCACGGCGGAGATGGAGTTCTCGATGCCGTAGTGGGGGCTGCCCTCGGGCGTGTAGCGGTAGCGCAGCACCTCGGGGCGCACCTTGAGGCGCAGCTTGATGGAGTCGAAGTCCGTGTTGAGCTTCAGGGCGTAGAGCAGGCCGTTCTCGCCGCCCAGCAGGTAGCTGTCGGTGCTGCGGTTGAGCAGGCCCGAGCTGTCGAACGCCCCCCAGCTTCGCGGCGAGGCCTTGTCCTTGCCGGGCAGGAAGAAGACCTCGCGGTGGCTGATGAGATCGTAGACGTGGAGCCCGATGGGCTTCTTCTGGGGGATGCCCTGGCCGACGAAGAGCAGCGGGTAGCCCCGGGGATCGAGCGAGACGCTGCCCTTGATGGGGTTGCCGGTGACGATGGGCGGCCGGGTGGGACGGCCTGTCTTCAGATCCAGGAAGTACACCGAGCCGTCGAGCGAGCCCTGGATGACCTCGACGAGGCCCTTGTCGAAGCGGCGGCGGCCCAGGCGGACCATCGAGTGGCGCATGACGTCGGGCCACTGGATGATGACGGGCTCGCCCGTCCAGCCTGCACCTCCGCGCCAGGGTGGGCGGCCCTTCGTGGTGTTGGCCGTCCAGGCGAGCTCGAGCTTGCGCTCGCGCATTGGACAGATGCCCCAGGCGCCGCCGGTGCGGGTGGCTCCGCCGCGGAAGGTGAAGACGCCCGCGGCCTGTGAGTACTGCTCGGGGAAGACCTGGGCCAGCCGCGAGGGCGGCGCTTCGAGCTCCTGGCCCTTGACGGTGAGCTGATAGCTGGCGAGCCGGGTGTCACTCGACGGGACGTCGAAGATGCGGGGCTCGGGCCTGCGCGGGCGGGTGGGCTCGGTGCGAGGGGACGCCGGAGGCGGGGCAGGGGAGGGCGCTGGCGTCGCCACCCCGGCGGGGCGAGGCGCGGGCTCTGGCGGAGGCGTGACGGGGGCCGGCGGAGGCGTGCGGCAGGCGCTCGCGAGACAGAGCCCGAGCCCGACGAGGACAGCCAGGAGCCCCCGGCGTCCACCCGCTCGTGCGCTTCGCACACCTTCCACGCCCGCTCCCACGGTGGGTCCTCTGCTGCGCTCTGGCGGACTCAGGTCCCGGTCGCTCGCTGCGGAGCCAGGGCCGGATGGGTGGCGCGCTTGAGGAACTCGGAGGTGGCGAGGATGCCGTTGTCCACCAGCTTCTGCTTCAGCTCATCCGAGAGCGTGAAGTCCGTGGTGGAGACGTTCGCGTTGTCGATGAACACGGTCCGCGTCATCGAGTCCGGATCCAGCCGGAGCTGGTTGGCCGCATCCAGCATGAAGCTGAACAGCGCCTTCGCATAGGTCCTCAGGTCGGTGATGGAGACCTCGGGGGGCGTGCCGAACCGCTCCAGGTGGGCGATCTGCTCCGCGGTGCCCAGGCTGAAGCCCACCGTCTCCATGCACACGCCGACCTCCGGGGCCACCGCTGGCTTGCCGAGGACTGGCTGCCGGAGGAGCCCATCGAAGAGATCGATGGGGTAGTTCCACGAGATGCCGCCGTCCACGTACAGGTTGTTGTTGAAGCGGAAGGCCTCGAAGAAGAGGGGGATGCTCATGGACATGCGCACCGCCTGCCAGATGGGCACGTCCGGCTGCGTCTGCGCAGAGAACACCTCCGGCGTCTGCCGGGTCAGGTTCGTCGTCACCACATAGAGGTTGCGGAAGCAGCCAGGCTCCTTCGCCGCCAGCGCGGAGAGCTGCGCGAAGGTGAGGTCCGGCTGGGGTGTCCCGGTGATGCGAGTGGTGATCTTGCCGATCTGCGCGCGGCACCACTGCTCGAACTCATCGCCCTTGTAGATGCCGAACTCGCGGACCAGCCGCACCGCGTCGCCGATGTAGCCGAACTTGCCGTCCATGAAGGCGGCGAAGTCCGTGCTGCCCAGGATGGAGTTCATCTCGTCCGAGGTGGCGCCCACGGCCACGAGCGCCGCGGTGATGGCGCCCGCCGAGGTGCCTGCCACGTTCTCAACGGTGCGCAGCAGATCCTGCGCCTGGAGTACCTGCAGGGCGCCCACGTAGGCAATGCCCTTCACGCCGCCGCCCTGGAAGACGAGGTTCTTGATGGCCATGGCCCGAGCTTAGCAGGCTCCAGGCTCCAGGCCCGAGCCATGCCTGCCTGCCTACTCCTCGTCAGGCTCGGCCGCGCCACCACCCATGCGGGTGATGTCGTCCTTGTTCACCTTGTCCACGTTGAACTTCTGGGCGCTGGCGATCATCTTCGACACCGTGGGATCGAACTCCACGGGGCTGTCGTCCTTCTTGAAGCGCAGGAAGTTGATGCGGGCGACGACGAAGTTCTTCAGGTAGGGGCTCTGGAAGCCCTTGTCCTTGAGCGTCGTGACGACCCGCGTCACGGCGTCGTCCAATTCCAGGAGCTTGTCGGCCCGGGCCTGGCGCACCTTGAGGGCCTCGGCCATGGGGAGGTCCAGGAAGCGCTCGGCGCGCTTGACGAAGGGGTTGTAGGCGCCGGCGGCGAAGCGAGGGCGCTTCTCGTAGGCCGCGCCCAGGGTGATGAAGGAGGGCTCCTCGAAGAGGTGGGCGAAGTCCGCCTCGCGCCCGGCGCGCGAGCCGGTGAGGCCGCGGTGCATGCGGATGACCTCGAGGGAGCGCTCCTTGAGGTTGTGGGCCTTCTCGGTGTTGAGCGCGAGGATCTGGTAGGCCACGTCCTCCTCGGGGAGGACGAGGGCGACGATGGACTTGGCCCCCAGCAGCCGAGAGGCGTTCAGGCGGTGGTTGCCGTTGGGGGTCCAGTACTTGCCTTCCTTGCGCACGGCGATGACGGGATCGAGGAAGCGATCCAGCCGCTCCATGGCGGAGGCGAGCCGCTTGACGTGGGGCTCGGAGAGATCTCGCTGGTAGGGGGTGGGCTCCACCTTGTCGATGGGCAGGGCGGCGAACACGACGGTGTGCGCGCCCAGCGGATCGCGGTAGACCGAGAGCACCTGGCCACCGTCCTGCTGGATGGCCTGGATGAGCTCGGTGGGCTGCGCGGCGGCTTCGCTGGCCACCTCGGCGGCGCTGAGGCCCTTGGAGCGCGGCTCGACCTTCTTGCGGCGCGGCGTGCTGGGCGTGGTGCTACGCGTCTTGGTCGCTGCCTTCTTCGCTGCCATACATCCCTTTCTAACTAGTGGACTCCCAGCTGGTGGTCCCAGTCATACTCCCCGTCGCTCGCGGCGTGGTGGGTATAATCAAGACCTCATGAGCCCAGTGCCTCGATCATTTCGTCGTCTCATTGGTTGCGCCCTGTTGTTGGGGCTCGTGTTCCTGGTGCTGGTCGTCGTCGTCGCGTCCCTGGTCATCGACAACCAGGTTGGCGAAAGAGCGGAGCGGGCGCTCGCCAAGCAGCGTCGGGAGGTCACGGACAACGTCGATTTCTTCTGTGAGCAGCAAGAGAAGCTCGCCGCGGATCCGTGGTTCCACGAACCAC
Protein-coding regions in this window:
- a CDS encoding patatin-like phospholipase family protein, which translates into the protein MAIKNLVFQGGGVKGIAYVGALQVLQAQDLLRTVENVAGTSAGAITAALVAVGATSDEMNSILGSTDFAAFMDGKFGYIGDAVRLVREFGIYKGDEFEQWCRAQIGKITTRITGTPQPDLTFAQLSALAAKEPGCFRNLYVVTTNLTRQTPEVFSAQTQPDVPIWQAVRMSMSIPLFFEAFRFNNNLYVDGGISWNYPIDLFDGLLRQPVLGKPAVAPEVGVCMETVGFSLGTAEQIAHLERFGTPPEVSITDLRTYAKALFSFMLDAANQLRLDPDSMTRTVFIDNANVSTTDFTLSDELKQKLVDNGILATSEFLKRATHPALAPQRATGT
- a CDS encoding catalase codes for the protein MAPRKPASTSSTQSKNQSLEPFRERPADTVLTTDQGIPISHTDDSLKAGLRGATLLEDFHLREKLTRFDHERIPERVVHARGSAAHGYFQVYKSLEKYTQAKFLTDPSLRTPVFVRFSTVQGSRGSADTVRDVRGFATKFYTPEGNFDLVGNNIPVFFIQDGIKFPDVVHAVKPEPHNEMPQGGSAHDSFWDFVGLVPETAHMIMWVMSDRAIPRSYRMMEGFGVHTFRLINAQGKSHLVKFHWKPLLGTHALVWDEAQKIAGKDPDFHRRDLWEAIEAGDFPEYELGLQIVSEEDAQKYGFDLLDATKLLPEEQVPVQRVGKLVLDRNPDNFFAETEQVAYCVSNVVPGIDFTNDPLMQARLFSYLDTQLTRLGGPNFAEIPINRPVAPVHNHQQDGFHRDTINTGRANYHPNSLGGGCPFLANPQQAFKHHPERLEGNKVRQRSESFNDHFSQATLFYKSLSKPEQEHLIAALQFELGKCERMVVRERVVQQILANIDAELATRVAKAVGVTVPKAPKPAKASKAKNTVDKAPSLSMENTPKDSIRTRKVAALIADGFSAKELAQVKKALEAGGAILEVVGPSLSPVKSDDGTEVAPVRTFLTTHSVLYDAIYVPGGEKSVAALQLIPDAADFVREAYKHCKALGFSGAGTQLVEAAGLSKIAAAQDLASDPGVVQNAKADMKKFNALFITAIAAHRNWARQGPAPS
- a CDS encoding ParB/RepB/Spo0J family partition protein, yielding MAAKKAATKTRSTTPSTPRRKKVEPRSKGLSAAEVASEAAAQPTELIQAIQQDGGQVLSVYRDPLGAHTVVFAALPIDKVEPTPYQRDLSEPHVKRLASAMERLDRFLDPVIAVRKEGKYWTPNGNHRLNASRLLGAKSIVALVLPEEDVAYQILALNTEKAHNLKERSLEVIRMHRGLTGSRAGREADFAHLFEEPSFITLGAAYEKRPRFAAGAYNPFVKRAERFLDLPMAEALKVRQARADKLLELDDAVTRVVTTLKDKGFQSPYLKNFVVARINFLRFKKDDSPVEFDPTVSKMIASAQKFNVDKVNKDDITRMGGGAAEPDEE
- a CDS encoding outer membrane protein assembly factor BamB family protein; its protein translation is MRSARAGGRRGLLAVLVGLGLCLASACRTPPPAPVTPPPEPAPRPAGVATPAPSPAPPPASPRTEPTRPRRPEPRIFDVPSSDTRLASYQLTVKGQELEAPPSRLAQVFPEQYSQAAGVFTFRGGATRTGGAWGICPMRERKLELAWTANTTKGRPPWRGGAGWTGEPVIIQWPDVMRHSMVRLGRRRFDKGLVEVIQGSLDGSVYFLDLKTGRPTRPPIVTGNPIKGSVSLDPRGYPLLFVGQGIPQKKPIGLHVYDLISHREVFFLPGKDKASPRSWGAFDSSGLLNRSTDSYLLGGENGLLYALKLNTDFDSIKLRLKVRPEVLRYRYTPEGSPHYGIENSISAVGNLAFFADNGGTIQAIDLRTFKPLWTFDAGDDTDASIPVELENDRPVLYTGTEVDKTGPRGRSWLRKLDGLTGRVLWERSYPCEGSLGPPKKVDAGAFATPLVGTGDIAGQVVFTLSRCPGFNDGLMVALDKATGEERWRKKLDSYAWSSPTACKDEQGHTFILQGDILGTVHLLDARTGEELDSLKLQGLIEASPAIFGDMAVLATRGNWIHGLRLR